Genomic segment of bacterium HR17:
GGTCACCGCCGATGTAATCGGGCGCTAAGGTCACATAGCCCCGTTCCGCCAACTCTTTGGCGTAGTGCAAATTGGGATTGCCGCCCAACCCCGCCGGCTCGTCTTTGCCGATTTGTGTTGTTTGGTGCAAACAAAGCATTGCAGGTGCTTTTTTGTCGCGATTGTTGAGTAGCACTTTGGGAATGAGCAACCACGCCATCAAGCGGTCATTGGGTTCGGGGGTGAAGGCAATCTTGTGCCGCAAAAAAGTGCCACTATCTTGTTCGTCCACCACCTGCAGGTTGAGCGGTATCTGCCTTTCTTTGCCTGGAAGATCGCCCATGACTTGTTGCATGGCGGCAAGGATATGTCGGCGGCGCTTTTGCCAATCTATAGGACTGCGAATGGGATGCAGGTTACCCTGCTCATCGGCATAGACAAGCAAGTTGAACCGGTCAGGCTCTAAGGGCATCACTCGCCAGTTCATATCTTGCCCCCTCGCGAAAAACTGTTTTGTGCACAGCAAAGGTGCCGTCCTTTGAACACCCCTTAAAAAGCAGGGACGCGGAAACTCCAAAGATGTGAGCCGCTGGCGAAATAGAGGTGGTCGTCTAGCAAATCGCCGCCAGCGGTGATAGGCACGGGCGATTTGGCGAGCAGTTTGAGCGCAAAGGTGTGCGGGTCAACGGTGGCGATAGCGTTGGCGAGCAAAACGAACACGCGTTTGTCGGGTGCAACGGCAAAAACGCGCGGTCCTTGCTGGTAGCCAGCGCACGGTTCGCTTTCACGGACATAGACGATCCGCTTAGCTTTCGGGTCAAAGACGAAAAACCGGTTGCGGTCAGCGAACCCGTAAACCATACCGTTTCGCTCGTCGTAGCAAAGGTCGGTGTAAGTTTGCACACCTTCCAGAAGGGGTGCGTGCCACAGGACTTTTTTGCTTGCCGTGTCCAGCAAATAAAGTTCGGCTTGCTTGGCTTTGCGTTCGCCACCCGTCCCTGGCGCCGTCGTCGTCCCACCCAGCAAAGTGCCGTCGGGCAAGGCGACCAGACTCATCGTAGAGTGGTCGGGCAAAATGTCCGTGTGTCGCAGCAACACACGCGTTTGGGTTTGCCGGTCCCAAAAGAGCAACCCGCCGCCTGTATATCCGTAAGCGGGAGTGCCCGCTAACACGAGCGTTTTGCCGTCAGGATGCGCCAGCAATTCGTGGGGACGACCGATGTCAGGTTCTGGCGACACGGAGGTCACAAAGCGCGGATTGGATTTTTCGTTACCCTTCACCGTGCCCGTCCACTCAGCGAAAGGGTTCCATTCCAACAGAGCACCCTCGGTGTAAGTGCCGATGAAAAACCTATCACCTTGTCGGGCGACGGTGTTCCATTGTCCGTAGCACGGATGGCGCTCCCATTGACCTGCCTTGGGGTCATAGCGGAAAAAATAGAACGGAAACGCCGTCCCACCACAAACGGTGCCGTCAGGCGCGACAGCGACGCTCATGATGTGCCCGCCTTCGCTTGGGTAGTCAAACTTGACAGTCTTGCTTTCCCCAGTTTTGGGGTCTTCAACGACCAACACTCGCTCGGATAAATCCAAGGTCCGAATGCGCTTGCCATCAAGGAAGGGGCGATGGAACAGACCTTGCGAGCCTGCGATGTAAGTTTTGGGCTTGACATCTGTTGGCAATTCTCCAATTTTGCGGGCAACGCCAGCGTGAAACTCATACCAGTTCCCTTTCTCACCTGTCAGAGGCTGACCGTAAACTTTGCCGTTAGTTGCGCGAAAGACATGAGCCATGCCTCGTCGTCGCTCGCTTTCGTCAATCATGGGCTTGATTTCTCCCGTCTTTGGGTTGAGAGCGAGAATGTGACTGTTTGTGTAGCCGATAGCGAAGTAAACCCAACCTGCATCGTCAACAGCGATGGAGCGGGGATACTGTGCCCAATTCTCTTTGTGCACATGCCCGAAATCGCGAAATTCGCCTGTTTGGGCATTGTAAGCGGCGATGCCGCATTGCGGGTAAGTTGCTGACCAAATGACGCCGTTGTCGTCTTCCGTCATGCTCATCGCCATCTGCGGGGCAGTTTTGCGGACGAAAGTGAAGGCGCGCTTTGCTGGGTCAAACTCCACGAAGTGGCTGCCGAAGTGGGAATAGAACCTGTTGGCACTTGACAGTATGGAAGCATATGGTGCATCGCCGCCCCAAGGAAACGGCGTCGGGAAAACTTCGCTTTTGCCCGTTTCAGCGTCAATTAGCAAAAGCGCGTAGCAACCCCGATGGTCGTAGAGCCAGACCAAAACGATGTTACGCCCTTGACCATCTTGCGTGGCGACAACTCCCCTGTGGGTGCTGAAAGGGGCAGCGACACCGTGATCGGTGAAGCCGTTGTTAATTGCGTCTGCGGATGCGTGAATGCCGCCGACAAGGGCAATTCCCAAACCGAGCAGGGTCAAACTCAGCCACGATGCCCACACTGTTTGCCACTCCTTTCATGAGTTTTAAGGGCAGATGAAATCTGCTCGGACAGCCTTTAAGGCATTGGGAAGGGCAAACCTCTCGCTGAGCCGACTTTGTTTGGGTTCAGCAGGAGTCTCACCCTCCCGATTGTAGTGGATTTTGACTTTCGCCCGCCTTTACTGGGCACCGACATAATGCGCCCAGAAGCGGTCAATGAATCCGCCCGAACTGTAGTCGCCGTAGATGAGCGCGCTCTTGCGATACCACTTGGAATGCCCATCCAACAAGACAGCGCAAGTGCCCTCAAAATGGTCGTCAGTTACATTTTGCTCCGGCGCTTGGGTGAGTGTGCCTGGGCGCCAGTGAATGGGGCAGTAGACATAAGTTTTTGACCAAGTAGCAGTGGATGGCGCCTCACTATGCATGGCGACCATCGCTTCCGAAGGGTAGGTGTAGCGCGCAAGATGAGTGCCCGTGCGGTTGTAGGCGTTGCGGTAGGGCATGTGTGGGTAGTTCCAGCCGTAGGACAAATCAACGGTCGGTGCCGGCGGCAACGCGGCACCCCACCACGGCTGCAACCGGATGAGCTGTTGGTCGCCAGGGCAGCGATAGAGTTGCCAACTTTTGTGGTAAGGCTGAATGGCGCCCCACCATAGCAAGTAGTAAGTGCGACCGCCAGAAGGCGGAGTCACAGTGTCGTCTATTTGCGCGTAAGGCAGGATTTCGTCGTGGTCTTGCGTATACATCGCGACCGCCATCGCGATTTGACGGCTGTTGTTGGTGCAAGTGGCTTGGTAGGCTTTGGCGCGGGCTTGGCTGAACACGGGGAACAGGATCGCTGCCAGGATAGCGATTATCGCGATCACGACCAGCAACTCAATGAGAGTGAACCCCTGAGAGCAAGCCCTCGTCGCTCTCGCCTTGCGCTTCATAGCGACGACACCTCCCGTTGTGAGATTAAACGACCGCTGCAATTGTGGGTGATGGGGAACGGAAAGGGCAAGGGCACAAATTGACCTAAAGGGGGCGAATTTTTGCCCGCAGAAACGACGCCCTTTGGCGGGCAAATGGGCTCTACGAGGGGCGAGCGGTCAGGCGACGGACTTGTTGGGGCGTTAGTCCAAAATGGCGGAGAAATTGGCGACGGAAGTGGCGGACATCGTTGAAGCCGACGAGGATGGCGATAGTTTGCGTGCTCCAACCGGTCTTTGTCAGCAATTGGCGGGCGATGGTCAACCGAATGCGTTGCAAGTAATTGACGGGCGTTGTGTTGAGGTGCTTGCGAAACAGCCGGCAAAGATGGCTGGAGGTTACACCACAGTGGGATGCCAACACCTTTAACGAGAAGGGTTTGGCGTAGTGGCGGCGAAGGTAGTCCAACGCCCATTGCAACGGGAAAGGTAAGTCGCTCGGCAGGTCGGCAAACTCGTCGGGCACCGTCACCGTTAACGGCGCTGTTTCTGTCAGCAAACCGAAGAAGGTCAGCAGCAGATATTTCCCTGTCGGTTGGGGTAGGGGATGGGACGCCCAGCGGCGTGCCAGTTCGCTGAGGGACGAATCGGCGACGAGGTAAAGGGGACTGCTGCGATGCTCTGTCGGCGTCACTTGACAGCGGTTTAACAAGATGCCCTGCGGGTAGGCGGCGAACCAGAGCCAGTCCGACGCCGAAATGAAACTGCCCCGCGTAATGTGCGGAATGTAAGTGACGCCAGGCGGCACCCAAAACCCTTGCCCTGCCTTCAAAGACAAGGCGGTTTGGTGCACTAACACCTCACCCGTGCCCTGCACGATAAAACCCCACACGGGCGCCTGTTGTGTCAAGGGCGGATAGAGGCGGCGCAGCAAAGAGAGAGAAGGACGCTCAGGGACAATCGCTGAAGGCGGAGGGCTCTGGAAAACTTGCGCCCCACTCGCTTCTATCGCAGGTAACAAGTGTCGTCGGATGAGACGGACAATGGTTTCCCACGCCCCTTCCGTCTCGCTCAATGAAGTCATCACCAAAAGGAGCGACCGACCCATAGGCTCTCACCGCGAGTGAGCGGCTTTCAGGGTTTTAGCGCGCACCATCAATGCCTTGTCAATCTCTGGCACAATTCCCCTAAGCACTTTATGGGGAAGATGAACCCAGCGTCATTGCCGTCGCCTCCTTGCGGCGCCGGCACCATTAAGGTTAACAGCCAGCCTACCAAATTGACAAGCCTTTTACAACGGCGCAAACGGCGCTCAAAATAGGGGCTTGAGTGTCAGTGCGCAGCGCATAGCACGCGTTGACGGCGTTCAGCAAAGGAAAGGCGGTGAACGATTTGGCGACTGCTGCGGGGGCACCGCGTCCGACCTTAACGGTCACGGATGCGGTCGCTTTGATCGTGGGCATCGTGGTCGGCGCCGGCATTTTTAAGACGCCGTCCCTTGTGGCGGCGAATGTGGGGAGCGAAGCGGCATTAATCGCGGTGTGGGTGTTGGGCGGGTTGATCTCTTTGATGGGTGCTCTGTGCTATGCCGAACTGGCGACGACTTACCCGCATGCGGGCGGTGAGTATCACTTCCTTCATCGCGCCTTCGGTCGGGATATCGCCTTCTTGTTCGCGTGGGCGCGGGCGACGGTCATTCAAACGGGTTCTATAGCGATGCTGGCGTTCATCTTTGGGGATTACGCCAGCCAATTGGTCAATTGGGGGCAAACCTCTTCGGCTGTCTACGCGGTCGCTGCCGTCATCGCCTTAACCGTGCTCAATGTCATCGGCGTCCAACAAGGTAAATGGACGCAGAACATTTTGACGGCGACAAAAGTGTTAGGGTTGCTGCTTGTCGTGGCAGTCGGGCTATTTGTCGCTGCTCCCACAGAGCCGTCAGTTGCTTCTAAAAAACCCGCAGCGGGTTCGTTGGGGTTAGCGATGATTTTTGTCTTGCTGACTTACGGCGGCTGGAACGAAGCCGCTTATATCTCGGCGGAGTTGCGCGATGTGCGGCGCAACATGGTGCGGGCACTCACTGTCGGCATCGGGGCAATTACCGTTATCTATTTGTCGGTCAACTTGGCTTACTTGAAAGGCTTGGGGCTTGAGGGCATGGCGCGATCGCAAGTCGTGGCGGCGGATTTGCTCCGCCGCGTGTGGGGCGAAGCGGGCGCGAAATTTATCAGCCTGCTTGTCGCCATTTCCGCATTAGGCGCAGCGAACGCCACGATCTTCACCGGAGCGCGCACGAACTACGCATGGGGTACCGATGTGCCTGCACTGCGTTTTTTGGGGGTGTGGAGCACCCGCACGGACACGCCTGTTAACGCTCTAATCGTTCAAGGTGTCATCGCGCTGGTGCTGGTCGTGTTAGGCGCCACGACGCAAGAGGGGTTTGAGGCGATGGTGGCTTACACGGCGCCCGTGTTTTGGTTCTTCTTTTTGATCACGGGTTTGGCGCTTTTCGTGTTCCGCGCCATGGAGCCGCAGGTGCACCGTCCGTTTCTGACGCCGCTATATCCCTTGCCGCCATTGGTGTTCTGCGCCGTCGGTGTTTACATGCTGCATTCCAGCCTCGCTTACGCGTCCAGTCTAACCGTCGGTAATATGGTGAAACTGGGTATCGGTGTCATGCTGGCAGGTGTCCCGTTGGTGTTTTTAGTGCCCCGCGTTCAAGCCAACTCTGCTAAATTCACCGGTGACCGATGACTTTCGTATCGGCTGCGTTTAAACTTAGTAGCGCCGCTTTACATCTAAACTTCACGGGCGTGAAGGAGGTTGAGGGCGTATGTGTTGGATGCGGCGCGGTTTGGTGGCGTTGACCCTTTGCGTGGCGGGCGTAGTGGGGGCGGTCAAAGCGGAGCCATCTTTGTTTGGCTACACAGGGTTGGTGTTCGCGCCGACGGCTGATACCGTTCCACGCAATCGGTTCAATGCCTCATGGCATGTGGACACCGAGTTTGTTGACACCAGTTCGTCCTACACGATGGCTTACGGGCTGCAAGAGGGCATTGAAATTAGCGTGAGCCGTTTTCCCCGCGCCATTGCCGGTGCCTCCACGACTTTGCTGAACTTGAAGGTGCGAATCAGAGAGCCGGAGTTGGGGCGCAATGTCCAAGTCGCTGCCGGCATCACCGATATCACCGACGAAAGCAAGGGGCGCAGATTTTACGGGCGGGTTGAAGGCGGAACGCGCGCTTACCTTGTCCTCAGCGCCCCGTTGTGGCAGGCGCGACGGCGCCGTCAGGACGCCTCGGACATCCACATCGTGCGCGGGCATTTGGGGTTCGTTGCGGGAAGGGGGCGCAGCAACTTGTTTGCCGCACTGGAAGCCCAACTCGTTCGCCCTCTGTCCATCTTTGGTGAGGTGTTTGACAACGATTACCATGTCGGGGCGCGTCTGGCGGTGCTCCCGCGTGTGACGCTGGAAGGGAAAGTCGTGAACTTGCGCGATCCCGATGTCATCATCGGCGTCAGTTACAATCAGCGGTGGTGACACTATTCTTTACGACGAAGGAGGCGACGGCGTCATGTTTGGGTGGCGTTGGCTGTCGGGTTTGACCTTGAGCCTGGTGTCCCTTTTGGCGGTGGCTACTGGTGTGGCTTTCATCGTCAGCATCGCCTCATTACAAGAGCGCCCGCCGGATGTTCCGTATGTGCCGACGCCTTATGAGGTCGTTCGGGAAATGCTCAAGGTAGCGCGCGTCGGACCCAACGACATCGTTTACGACTTGGGTTGCGGTGATGGGCGAATCGTCATCACCGCGATTAAAGAGTTTCGGGCAAAGCGGGGCGTCGGTGTGGACATTGACCCGCAACGCATCCGCGAAAGTAACGAGAACGCTCAAAAGGCGGGTGTCACCGACCGCGTGCGTTTTCTCCAGCAAGATTTGTTCCAAACGGACATCGGTGAGGCGACCGTCATCACCCTCTATCTGCTGCCGTCGGTCAACTTGCGGCTGCGCCCCAAGTTGTTCCGTGAATGCCGACCGGGCACCCGTATCGTCTCCCACGACTTTGACATGGGCGAGTGGGAAGCCGACCGAACTTTGCGGGTGCGAGGTCCTTACCGCGAGCACACGGTCTATTATTGGGTGCTGCCGGCAGGCGTCGCCGGCACTTGGCGTTGGAGCGTCAGCACCCCGCAGGGCGAACGGCGCTATGCGCTGCGATTGCGCCAACGCTTCCAAAAAGTGAGCGGTGAGGTCGCCGCTGACGGGCAAGCGACGCCTATCACCAACGCCCAGTTGGTCGGCACGCATTTGCGCTTCACCGTCATCCGAGAAATTGAGGGGCAAAAAGTGACGATGCGCTTCAGTGGGCAGGTCAGCGGCGACACGGTGCGGGGCACTGTCACCATTCAAGGTGGTCCGTTTGCTGGCAAACGGGAGTGGGTCGCTAAGCGGGATCCGGTGAACTTGGAAGGTACATGGCGCTGGCAAGGTGGGGCGCTGCGGATTGACCGCCGCAACGGGGCTTGGACCGCCACCTACCTGCAAGGTGACCGCAGGACGCTCATCAGTGACTTCTATGTATGGGGCGCAGGCATCTACCTGACGGTAGAAAACGGCGGCACAGTGACGGCTGAAGGGGTCGTGGACGGCAACCGCTTAACAGGCACTTGGGACGGTAAACCGTGGGTGGCTATCCGCGCCAAAGATTAGACCACCAGCGCGTTGCTGCAAACCCCACAGTGTCCGTGTAACGGCGGCGTTCTGTGGGAACTTTGGACGGGTGAACGGGCATGGCGCGACCGATGACCGCGGTGCTGCCTCTTACCGACCGCCGTACTGTCGCGTGGCAGCGGGCAGTGGTCGTCGGTTTAGCGTTAGTGCCGTTGAACGTCTACTGGGTCACGATGATGGAACTGGTGCGCTATGCAGGGCATCCCAGCAATATCGCGCCCTTTGCCAATGTCGTTTTCATCGTCGTCGTCTTGCTTTGTCTTAATCCGCTGTTGGCGCGGGTCACTCAATGGGTGTCTGTCAGTTGGTTGCGCCCTTTCACATCCACAGAATTGATGCTCATCTACCTCATTCTTTCTATCGCCACCGCGTGGGTGGGGCATGACAGCCTGCAGGTGCTCATGCCGCAGATCGTTTACCCTTTTCGTTACGCGTCAGCGGAAAACCGATGGGATGAACTTTTCTTGCCTTTGCTACCCCGATGGTTGTATGTGAGTGACCGCACGGCGTTGTTCAACGCTTATGCAGGTGGACATCGGTTTTGGACGCCGGAAAATTTTGCGCCGTGGTTAGCACCGCTGTTGGGGTGGGGCAGTTTTTGTGTCGCCCTTTCGGCGTTAATGGTGGGATTGTGTCTCCTGTTACGGCACCGTTGGATGGATGAAGAGCGGTTGACTTACCCCGTGCTCTATTTGCCACGCGAAGTCGCTCAGCCGCTTAGCCGCTTTCGGCGGTCGGGTGCCTTCTGGTTGGGTTTGGGAACCTCTGCCTTTGTGGACATTTTGAACGGCTTTGCCGCTCTCTACCCCTTCGTTCCCTCCATCAAGGTGCGTGTCTGGAGTTACGACCAATTGCTGGCGTCGCTGTTTGTCGGTTACCCGTGGCAAGCGTTGCAAGGGACCCGCATGAGTTTTTACCCTTTCGCCATCGGGTTGGGGCTTTTGCTGCCGCCGGATTTGCTGCTCTCGTGTTGGGTGTTTTACTGGTTTGAACGACTACAGCGGTTGATCGGACTGATGGCGGGTTGGACCCAATTGCCCGGCTACCCATGGACGAACTTTCAAGCCTTTGGCGGCTACGCCGGCATCGGACTCTTCGCCCTTTGGGTCGCACGCAAATCGTTGGGACAAACGCTGCGGCGAGCGGTGCGGGGAACGGACACCGAGGAACGGTTGGGATTGGGGTTGCTGCTGGTCGGCTTGCTGTTTGTGGCAGCGTTCGCCCAAGCGATGGGGATGAGTGGCGCCATAACTTGCCTGTTCTTTGCCATCTACCTGTTGCTGCTGATCGCCATCACCCGCATCCGAGCGGAGTTGGGACCGCCTGCTCACGACTTGCACAACGCAGGACCCGATGAAGTGCTTATCGCCGTGTTCGGACCGCAAGGCTTGGCGAAGCGCGACCTCGTCGTCGCCAAGTTGTTTTACTGGTTTAACCGCGCTTATCGGAGTTTGCCTTGCCCCCACTACTTAGAAGGGCTCAAGGTGGCGAAAGACGAGGGATTGGCGTTCGGGCGTATGGCGGGAGTGATGTTGGTGACGAGCGTCGTCAGTATCGCCGCAGCGATGTTGGTGCACCTTTATTGCTTTTACGCCTACGGCATAACAGCAAAATTTGTCGGTCCGGCGATTACCGCCTTTGGCGGCGAACCGTTTTGGCGGCTGCAAAACCTATTGGCTGCACCGCCGTCACCGAACCCGTATCCCGCGCGGGCGATCGCAGCGGGAACGCTTTTCACTTTCGCCTTGATGGCGCTGCGGGCGTCGGTCAGTTGGTTTCCGCTGCACCCGGTCGGCTACGCTATCTCCACCAGTTGGAGCATGAATGTGCTTTGGATGCCCCTGTTCATCGCTTACTTGGTGAAAATGGGGCTTTTGCGGCTCGGAGGTTACCGCGCGTTTCGGGAGAGCGGGCTACCTTTCGGCATCGGGTTGGTGTTGGGCGAATGGATCATCGGCAACGGATGGTTAATCTACGGCATCGTGCGGGGCATCCAAACTTACGCGTTTTGGGTGTGACACGGTAGGGGCGCCCTTTAGGGCACTCTACCAGCAAATCAATCAAAACCTTGACACGACCGGGAGGGCATAAAAGGTGCGGGTGCCATCGCCTACCATCGTGCGGGAGGAACGCATGGACACACTGGAAGAGGGCGTGGAGCGACTGCGGCAAGTCGTCGCACGACACATCCTGCCGATGCTGACCAGTCGCCGCACCTGCTGCCCTTTAGCACCACCCCTGAATGCCGGAGCGACACCGCCCCCTGCTGGTGTTGTCCAACGGCACGCTTTTCTGGAACTGGGCATTGTGGTGGAGGGCGTGATGGGGATGTGGTGGCGGGGGCAATTGACCCTTTGCCCGGCGGGGACGGTGTTAGTTATCCCGCCTCGCTGCCCCCATTTGCCCCATGTGCCGTCGCCCCAAGGCGCCGCCCATCGGGTCATCTGGTTAATCTTCCCGCCCCGCCAATGCATCGCCCACCAATGCGCGTGGCGGGACGGCGTGCATTTCGTCGGCACCTACTGCGTGATAGACGACGAAGACCTCATTTACCTCGGTCGCAGCATTTGGCGCGAATGGCGTCAGCGAGATGAGCATTCGGCGCTTATCGTGCACGGTTACTTGCTATCGCTGCTGGGACGGATGCTGAAGGCGCCAGCGCGCCCCGCCGTCCCTAAATATGAACGCTTAGACATTGTCCCAGCGACGGCAGACCCGCTAGTGCAAACGGTGTATCGCTTCTTGTGGAGCAATTACAACCGCCCTATCAAGTTGACAGATTTAAGCAGCGCCGTCGCCTATAGCCCGACCTACTTATGTCGGCGCTTCCGACAACTGACAGGCGAGACGCTTTGGCAAGCCCTGCGCCGCATCCGCATAGAGGTCGCTAAGCGGCTGCTGGGACTGAACATTTCAGTGGCGACGGTGGCGGAGATGGTGGGCTTTGCCGACGCTCTTTACTTCAGTAAGGTGTTCTCCAAGGAAGTCGGAATGACCCCGACGGCTTACCAACTCCATTGCCGGCGTAAGGGGCGGTAGAGGGCAAAATTCTCCATGTCAGCGCAATGTATTCCATTGATTCCCTCCCCACGCCCCAGCAAGGTTTCCTTTGAAGGCAAAGGTTTTGAGAGCAGCCGAAGAAAACTCCCATTAATGAAAGGGGGACAAGCGATGATGCACCGACGCAGTTGGGGCGCTTTCACTCTCATTGAGTTGTTGGTAGTGATAGCGATCATCGCCATTCTGGCGGCAATCTTGTTCCCCGTGTTCAGCCACGCTCGTGAAAAAGCGCGACAAATTTCCTGTCTTTCCCACATGAGGCAGTTGGGCTTGGGATTTGGGCAATATGTGCAAGATTACGATGAACGGCTACCAGGGACAGCCATTATCGCTCCCAACTGCGCCCCATCTGGTTGGTGGGATGACCGAGGGTTACCTGGGCATTGGGTGCCCGCTGGGCTGATTCGGCGCTTTCCGGCGTGGACGGTCACCTACGGGGCTATTTACCCTTATGTCCGCAACGAACCCCTTTACTATTGCCCTTCGGACCATTGGGTGAGTTCCCCCAATCGGGTTGGCGGTCCGCCGACGCCCGACCCGGTGCTGGTGCCGGGGCGACGCGTTTATTTCTCTTACTCGCAAAACGGCTATCTTTCCCAACACCGCCCTATCGCCACGATTGACAAGCCCGCTGAAGTCATCAACTTGGTGGACGAGGCGGAAACGCTCAATGACGGCTTTTTCGTGCCGTTTTGGTGTCCGGGAGACCAAACGCAGTGGCCTCGCGCTTGCTTTTTAATTGACCAGCCGTCTTTCATCCACACGGGTGGCGCCAATTTCCTTTATGTGGACGGGCATGCTAAATGGCACGGCAAGCAGATGATGATTGACCCACAGCAGGTGGTCTTGCGTTACTACTGGTCAACCCCGCCGCCCACACTTAACTCTTGGTACGCTCGGTGCGGGCAATTTTGACGGTGATGTTTTGGGAAGAAACAACCTCAAAGGAGGGGTGAGGATTGATGATGCGGCAACGAAATCAGGTCGCCTTCACCCTCATCGAGTTGCTGGTGGTGATTGCGGTAATCGCCATTTTGGCGGCGATTTTGTTCCCCGTGTTCAGCACGGCACGGGAGAAAGCCCGCCAAGCCGCGTGCCTGTCCAATTGCAAGCAGTTGGGCTTGGCGTTCCAGCAATACCTTCAAGACTACGACGGGCTTTTCAGCGGTCCGGCGCCTGGCACTACAGAGGTGGGCTGCTGGCCGCGCCCTTGGGGTCCTCCCTACCAATGCACCTCCAATCGGTGGAACCGATGGGGGCAGTGGGTTTTGGGGCTTTATGTTCTGATACCGCCCTACACCGACCCCAAAACCGCTCCTGTTTCAGACGAAGCCCGTAGCGGCGTCATCGT
This window contains:
- the cdhR_1 gene encoding HTH-type transcriptional regulator CdhR; translation: MGRSLLLVMTSLSETEGAWETIVRLIRRHLLPAIEASGAQVFQSPPPSAIVPERPSLSLLRRLYPPLTQQAPVWGFIVQGTGEVLVHQTALSLKAGQGFWVPPGVTYIPHITRGSFISASDWLWFAAYPQGILLNRCQVTPTEHRSSPLYLVADSSLSELARRWASHPLPQPTGKYLLLTFFGLLTETAPLTVTVPDEFADLPSDLPFPLQWALDYLRRHYAKPFSLKVLASHCGVTSSHLCRLFRKHLNTTPVNYLQRIRLTIARQLLTKTGWSTQTIAILVGFNDVRHFRRQFLRHFGLTPQQVRRLTARPS
- the prmA_2 gene encoding Ribosomal protein L11 methyltransferase, giving the protein MFGWRWLSGLTLSLVSLLAVATGVAFIVSIASLQERPPDVPYVPTPYEVVREMLKVARVGPNDIVYDLGCGDGRIVITAIKEFRAKRGVGVDIDPQRIRESNENAQKAGVTDRVRFLQQDLFQTDIGEATVITLYLLPSVNLRLRPKLFRECRPGTRIVSHDFDMGEWEADRTLRVRGPYREHTVYYWVLPAGVAGTWRWSVSTPQGERRYALRLRQRFQKVSGEVAADGQATPITNAQLVGTHLRFTVIREIEGQKVTMRFSGQVSGDTVRGTVTIQGGPFAGKREWVAKRDPVNLEGTWRWQGGALRIDRRNGAWTATYLQGDRRTLISDFYVWGAGIYLTVENGGTVTAEGVVDGNRLTGTWDGKPWVAIRAKD
- the steT gene encoding Serine/threonine exchanger SteT; its protein translation is MATAAGAPRPTLTVTDAVALIVGIVVGAGIFKTPSLVAANVGSEAALIAVWVLGGLISLMGALCYAELATTYPHAGGEYHFLHRAFGRDIAFLFAWARATVIQTGSIAMLAFIFGDYASQLVNWGQTSSAVYAVAAVIALTVLNVIGVQQGKWTQNILTATKVLGLLLVVAVGLFVAAPTEPSVASKKPAAGSLGLAMIFVLLTYGGWNEAAYISAELRDVRRNMVRALTVGIGAITVIYLSVNLAYLKGLGLEGMARSQVVAADLLRRVWGEAGAKFISLLVAISALGAANATIFTGARTNYAWGTDVPALRFLGVWSTRTDTPVNALIVQGVIALVLVVLGATTQEGFEAMVAYTAPVFWFFFLITGLALFVFRAMEPQVHRPFLTPLYPLPPLVFCAVGVYMLHSSLAYASSLTVGNMVKLGIGVMLAGVPLVFLVPRVQANSAKFTGDR
- the adaA_2 gene encoding Bifunctional transcriptional activator/DNA repair enzyme AdaA; translated protein: MRVPSPTIVREERMDTLEEGVERLRQVVARHILPMLTSRRTCCPLAPPLNAGATPPPAGVVQRHAFLELGIVVEGVMGMWWRGQLTLCPAGTVLVIPPRCPHLPHVPSPQGAAHRVIWLIFPPRQCIAHQCAWRDGVHFVGTYCVIDDEDLIYLGRSIWREWRQRDEHSALIVHGYLLSLLGRMLKAPARPAVPKYERLDIVPATADPLVQTVYRFLWSNYNRPIKLTDLSSAVAYSPTYLCRRFRQLTGETLWQALRRIRIEVAKRLLGLNISVATVAEMVGFADALYFSKVFSKEVGMTPTAYQLHCRRKGR